A genomic region of Bacteroidales bacterium contains the following coding sequences:
- a CDS encoding thiopeptide-type bacteriocin biosynthesis protein: protein MTLKRNFLIGEEWLFYKIYTGKKIAEEILIKIILPMTKELTAKGIINKWFFIRYHDPQFHLRIRFQINNELFYEVIKLMKEYLSEYFEDLIIFSVQIDTYKREIERYGKITIEEAETLFYYDSIMVSETANLIRGKDSEELRWRFAIMAVDNFFSDFGLSSNSKSLMFEELVKNFDYEFSMNKQFKKQLDMKFRSLRPILNSLLSDKKKGLKYLNSLYNLILLKSENTKDIISSILELNAKNKQDVPINKFIISQSHMMLNRIFIVKPRQNEFVIYYLLYKFYKSENARYKNTDRLKS, encoded by the coding sequence ATGACGCTCAAAAGAAACTTTTTGATTGGAGAGGAATGGTTATTTTATAAAATATACACCGGTAAGAAAATTGCTGAAGAAATATTAATAAAAATAATCCTGCCGATGACCAAAGAGCTTACAGCTAAAGGGATTATTAATAAATGGTTTTTTATCAGATATCATGATCCTCAGTTTCATTTAAGAATAAGATTTCAAATAAATAATGAATTATTTTATGAAGTAATAAAATTAATGAAAGAATATTTGAGTGAATATTTTGAGGATTTAATTATTTTCTCGGTTCAAATTGACACATATAAGCGTGAGATTGAAAGATACGGCAAAATTACGATTGAAGAAGCGGAAACTCTTTTTTATTATGACAGTATTATGGTTTCTGAAACGGCAAATCTAATAAGAGGAAAAGACAGTGAAGAATTAAGATGGAGGTTTGCAATAATGGCTGTAGATAATTTTTTCAGCGATTTTGGCCTTTCTTCAAACAGTAAATCTCTGATGTTTGAAGAATTGGTAAAAAATTTCGACTATGAATTTTCTATGAACAAACAATTTAAAAAACAGTTAGACATGAAGTTTAGAAGTTTGAGGCCAATTCTAAATTCACTGTTATCTGACAAAAAGAAAGGTCTTAAATATTTGAATTCACTTTATAATCTAATATTGTTAAAAAGTGAAAACACTAAAGATATTATTAGTTCAATATTAGAATTAAATGCAAAAAATAAACAGGATGTTCCTATTAATAAATTTATAATAAGCCAATCCCATATGATGCTTAACAGAATATTTATTGTAAAACCAAGACAAAATGAATTTGTAATTTATTATCTTTTATATAAGTTTTACAAATCAGAAAATGCAAGATATAAAAACACAGATCGTCTGAAATCATAA